One stretch of Micromonospora cremea DNA includes these proteins:
- a CDS encoding sensor histidine kinase, translating into MDEHPVTWRQRLARRLDPTVAQWAVAQEQGSTPPDPSPPPERVETLWPAICEQFALRILASAYQMGSHLEVVEADEQDPERLERLYRIDHANTRIRRHAENLQVLLGRRVEDADRQTVALVDVIRAATSATEYYARIRVGHVVGLGVVEFAADDVIRVLTELLDNATRFSPPTSSVIVSAFITEDGSVLLRVEDAGVGVRPDQLAALNAMLAGNTSAPVADNPAAHLGLVVVSYLARAHHLRVALTNRPSGGTTATVLVPAPLLCEMAPAPPPPSHPQRAAPVAHRPSIQTGAREGVGQVEASHPSAQASTSRLTLVHGRPAGHGHRVAAQSVASGGGLPRRVPESVRADGRPDGGIENALAASGGRSSPDRDTWPDETIAFAAGVTDAQVPPTVKPEGHLP; encoded by the coding sequence ATGGATGAGCATCCGGTGACGTGGCGGCAACGGTTGGCCAGACGGCTGGACCCCACCGTGGCGCAATGGGCGGTCGCTCAAGAGCAGGGGTCGACCCCACCGGACCCGTCGCCACCACCGGAGCGTGTCGAGACCCTGTGGCCCGCGATCTGCGAGCAGTTCGCGCTGCGCATTCTGGCGTCGGCCTACCAGATGGGCAGCCACCTCGAGGTTGTCGAGGCCGATGAGCAGGATCCTGAGCGGCTCGAGCGGCTCTACCGCATCGACCACGCGAATACCCGCATCCGCCGCCACGCGGAGAACCTGCAGGTTCTGTTGGGGCGGCGTGTCGAGGACGCCGACCGGCAGACGGTCGCCTTAGTCGATGTCATTCGGGCCGCGACATCGGCTACCGAGTACTACGCGCGAATTCGTGTCGGACATGTGGTTGGCCTCGGGGTCGTGGAGTTCGCAGCCGACGACGTGATTCGGGTGCTGACTGAGCTGCTGGATAACGCAACCCGCTTCTCCCCGCCGACCTCGTCGGTGATCGTGTCGGCGTTCATCACCGAGGACGGCAGCGTGCTGCTTCGTGTCGAGGACGCGGGCGTCGGTGTCAGGCCCGACCAGCTCGCTGCGCTCAACGCCATGCTGGCCGGGAACACATCGGCGCCGGTCGCGGATAACCCGGCAGCGCATCTGGGCCTTGTCGTCGTTTCGTACCTGGCCCGCGCCCATCACCTGCGGGTCGCGCTGACAAACCGACCCTCAGGCGGCACGACCGCGACCGTGCTGGTTCCCGCGCCGCTGCTATGTGAGATGGCACCCGCACCCCCTCCACCCTCGCATCCCCAACGTGCGGCGCCGGTGGCCCACCGCCCGTCGATCCAAACCGGAGCCCGTGAAGGAGTGGGGCAGGTGGAGGCGTCTCACCCGAGCGCGCAAGCTTCCACCTCTCGCCTGACGCTCGTACACGGCCGGCCGGCCGGTCACGGCCACCGCGTCGCAGCGCAATCGGTCGCCAGTGGCGGTGGTCTTCCCCGTCGCGTACCGGAGAGTGTGCGCGCTGACGGCCGCCCCGATGGCGGGATTGAAAACGCCCTTGCCGCGTCGGGGGGTCGCTCCTCGCCAGATCGGGACACGTGGCCGGACGAGACGATTGCTTTCGCCGCCGGCGTCACCGATGCACAGGTACCACCAACCGTGAAACCCGAAGGACACCTGCCATGA
- a CDS encoding roadblock/LC7 domain-containing protein: MTHPNGGSGGPHAAASGHQDFAWLVRQFADDVPGVTHALIVSLDGLQLAASRGVSRDLGDQLAALTAGLLSMADRSADLLDLGPSEYLTVRLPRGHLMFMRVGESAGLTVAAAAGCDLRVVSYHMTQFVGAVGHVLTPQVRHDLHRLTVSQPPG, from the coding sequence ATGACTCACCCGAACGGCGGCAGCGGCGGACCGCACGCGGCGGCCTCCGGGCACCAGGACTTCGCGTGGCTGGTGCGCCAGTTCGCCGACGACGTGCCCGGTGTCACCCATGCTTTGATCGTGTCCCTCGACGGTCTGCAGCTCGCCGCTTCCCGCGGGGTTTCCCGCGACCTGGGCGATCAGTTGGCTGCCTTGACCGCGGGACTGCTCAGCATGGCCGACCGCAGCGCAGATCTACTCGATCTGGGTCCGTCGGAATATCTGACTGTTCGCCTGCCGCGCGGACACCTCATGTTCATGCGGGTCGGCGAGTCCGCGGGGCTGACCGTGGCCGCTGCCGCCGGTTGTGACCTGCGGGTCGTCTCGTACCACATGACGCAGTTCGTCGGCGCCGTCGGGCACGTCCTGACCCCACAGGTCCGCCACGACCTGCACCGCCTCACCGTCAGCCAGCCGCCCGGCTGA
- a CDS encoding DUF742 domain-containing protein has translation MPTTYWKVRPYVLTGGRARTRQHLLVHTLVSVPFYDAVFASGLLPEARSLYEQARQTRSVAELSAVCGMSLGVTRVVLDDLAATDRLQIHDGHYTTQFDLHLLERLRDGLRQLA, from the coding sequence GTGCCCACCACCTACTGGAAGGTGCGGCCCTACGTGTTGACCGGGGGACGCGCACGCACCCGGCAGCATCTGCTGGTGCACACCCTGGTGTCGGTGCCGTTCTATGACGCGGTCTTCGCCTCAGGGCTGCTGCCCGAGGCGCGGTCACTGTACGAGCAAGCCCGCCAAACCAGATCGGTTGCCGAACTGTCGGCGGTATGCGGCATGTCGCTGGGCGTGACCCGGGTCGTGCTCGACGACCTCGCCGCCACCGACCGGCTGCAGATCCACGACGGCCACTACACCACCCAGTTCGATCTTCACCTCCTGGAGAGACTGCGCGATGGCCTCCGCCAGCTTGCCTGA
- a CDS encoding GTP-binding protein has translation MASASLPDSPLLTSAKIVIAGGFGVGKTTCVQSISEIPPINTEAWMTAASETVDRLDPGIDKTTTTVAMDFGRLTIGTDLVLYLFGTPGQPRFWPMWDDLCRGAVGALVLADTRNLEASFPAFNYFEQDSEVPFVVCVNLFDGVLTHQLEDIRAALTLSAEVPLITCDARDPSSVARALLAVVEHTMARTTGAVPDALAAR, from the coding sequence ATGGCCTCCGCCAGCTTGCCTGACAGCCCCCTGCTGACCTCGGCGAAGATCGTCATCGCCGGCGGCTTCGGCGTCGGTAAGACCACCTGCGTCCAGTCCATCTCCGAGATTCCCCCAATCAACACCGAGGCGTGGATGACGGCGGCGAGCGAGACGGTGGACCGGCTGGATCCGGGAATCGACAAGACGACCACGACCGTGGCCATGGACTTCGGCCGGCTGACGATCGGCACCGACCTCGTGCTGTACCTGTTCGGCACACCCGGGCAGCCACGGTTCTGGCCGATGTGGGACGACCTGTGCCGGGGCGCGGTCGGCGCGCTGGTGCTGGCCGACACCCGGAACCTGGAGGCATCGTTCCCGGCGTTCAACTACTTCGAGCAAGACAGCGAAGTGCCGTTCGTGGTCTGCGTCAACCTCTTCGACGGCGTACTGACGCACCAGCTAGAGGACATCCGCGCCGCCCTCACGCTATCCGCCGAGGTTCCGCTGATCACCTGCGACGCCCGCGACCCGTCGTCGGTCGCCAGGGCCCTGCTGGCAGTCGTCGAACACACCATGGCACGCACCACCGGCGCGGTCCCGGACGCACTCGCGGCCCGATAG
- a CDS encoding styrene monooxygenase/indole monooxygenase family protein: MRKILIVGAGQSGLQLGLSLLAEGYDVTIMSARTPDEIRRGWVMSTQAMFAAALDTEREYGLDLWQEQTPHIEGLQLSLSAPPGERALRFSGPLDRYAQSTDQRLKMATWLELFEQRGGTVHYQGVTTADLDGLTKLRRYDLTIVAAGKGDLVGVFDRDPQRSVYTAPQRGLAVAYVHGMTPDPLWPVPHVSFNAVPGLGELFVIPGLTLSGPCEILFWEAVPDGPLDLWKDRRDPAEHLKLTLELVRQYTPWIYDRCADVELTDGRATLSGRYTPTVRHPVAELPSGGLVLGMADVVVANDPITGQGSNTAAKCAYSYLGSILERGDQPFDGPWMTQTFERFWESAGQAVTTWTNAMLQPLPPHVQQILGAASTNPTIARRFANGFSDPNDFQNWFMTPDAADTYLATVSAD, translated from the coding sequence ATGCGGAAGATTCTGATCGTGGGGGCCGGACAGTCCGGGCTGCAACTCGGGCTGAGCCTGCTCGCCGAAGGGTACGACGTGACCATCATGTCGGCCCGTACCCCCGATGAGATCCGCCGCGGCTGGGTGATGAGCACCCAGGCGATGTTCGCCGCGGCGCTGGACACCGAGCGCGAGTACGGGCTGGATCTCTGGCAGGAGCAGACACCGCACATCGAGGGGCTGCAACTGTCCCTGTCCGCCCCACCCGGCGAGCGGGCGCTGCGCTTTTCTGGCCCTCTGGATCGCTACGCCCAAAGCACCGACCAGCGCCTGAAGATGGCCACCTGGCTGGAACTGTTCGAGCAGCGCGGCGGCACCGTGCACTACCAGGGTGTGACGACCGCGGACCTGGACGGCCTCACCAAGCTGCGCCGCTACGATCTGACCATCGTCGCCGCCGGCAAGGGCGACCTGGTTGGCGTCTTCGACCGCGACCCGCAGCGGTCGGTGTACACCGCACCCCAGCGAGGACTCGCCGTCGCCTACGTGCACGGCATGACACCGGACCCGCTGTGGCCGGTCCCGCATGTCAGCTTCAACGCGGTACCCGGACTCGGGGAACTTTTCGTCATCCCCGGGCTGACCCTGTCCGGGCCCTGCGAGATTCTCTTCTGGGAAGCCGTGCCCGACGGCCCGCTTGACCTGTGGAAAGACCGGCGGGACCCGGCGGAGCATCTCAAGCTGACCCTCGAGCTCGTGCGCCAGTACACCCCATGGATCTATGACCGGTGCGCCGATGTGGAGCTGACCGACGGGCGGGCCACCCTGTCCGGTCGATACACGCCAACCGTGCGCCACCCCGTGGCGGAGCTGCCCTCGGGCGGCCTCGTCCTGGGCATGGCCGACGTCGTGGTCGCCAACGACCCCATCACCGGGCAGGGCAGCAACACCGCCGCCAAGTGCGCCTACTCATACCTTGGGTCCATCCTGGAGCGGGGGGACCAGCCGTTCGACGGACCCTGGATGACTCAGACGTTCGAGCGGTTCTGGGAGAGCGCCGGGCAGGCCGTGACCACCTGGACCAACGCCATGCTCCAGCCGTTACCCCCGCACGTACAGCAGATCCTCGGCGCCGCCTCCACCAACCCGACCATCGCCCGCCGGTTCGCCAACGGCTTCTCCGACCCCAACGACTTCCAGAACTGGTTCATGACACCTGACGCCGCGGACACCTACCTGGCCACAGTCTCCGCCGACTGA
- a CDS encoding IniB N-terminal domain-containing protein, translating into MSESASTNSTADVNSTTAANWTGNTEVTADANSTTSLESTANAGSTAEMGVTAGMMAPQNLQDFVFGLLTNVDARAGYEADPQGALDGAGLNDVTPADVQDIVPLVADYVPVQGVTSLLPGDSLGASAGATVDGLALGGVAGTLDSTLGGLGLTGVTGDVGATLDSVSLSGVTGALDNTVGGLGVSGVTGGLGGTAHGATALAAGVTGDVGGTLDSTVGGLGVSGVIGDVGGTLDGTVGGLGVGGVTGDLGGTVHGVTGLAGGVTGDVGGTLDGTVGGLGVGGVTGDLGGTVHGVTGLAGGVTGDLGGILDGTVGGLGVDGVTGDLGGTVHGIGSIAGDLGVNGDAHASVDGGLLGA; encoded by the coding sequence ATGAGCGAAAGCGCCAGCACAAATTCAACTGCCGACGTGAACTCCACCACTGCCGCCAATTGGACCGGCAACACGGAGGTAACTGCCGACGCGAACTCGACGACCAGTCTGGAGTCCACCGCCAACGCGGGGTCGACCGCCGAAATGGGCGTAACCGCTGGAATGATGGCGCCGCAGAACCTGCAGGATTTCGTATTCGGCCTGCTCACCAACGTCGACGCCCGGGCCGGGTACGAGGCGGACCCGCAAGGTGCGCTGGACGGCGCGGGCCTCAACGATGTGACCCCGGCCGACGTGCAGGACATCGTTCCGCTGGTCGCCGACTACGTTCCTGTCCAGGGCGTCACGTCCCTTCTGCCCGGAGACAGCCTCGGAGCTAGCGCGGGTGCCACCGTCGACGGACTGGCGCTCGGCGGCGTGGCCGGCACCCTCGACAGCACCTTGGGCGGCCTCGGCCTTACCGGTGTGACCGGCGACGTGGGCGCCACCCTCGACAGCGTGAGCCTCAGCGGCGTGACCGGCGCCCTGGACAACACCGTCGGTGGACTTGGTGTCAGCGGAGTCACCGGCGGCCTGGGCGGCACGGCGCACGGCGCCACCGCCCTGGCAGCCGGCGTGACCGGCGACGTCGGTGGCACCTTGGACAGCACCGTCGGCGGGCTCGGTGTCAGCGGCGTGATCGGTGACGTCGGTGGGACTTTGGACGGCACGGTCGGCGGGCTCGGTGTCGGTGGTGTGACGGGCGATCTGGGCGGCACGGTGCATGGCGTGACCGGCTTGGCTGGCGGCGTCACCGGTGATGTCGGTGGGACTTTGGACGGCACGGTCGGCGGGCTCGGCGTCGGTGGTGTGACGGGCGATCTGGGCGGCACGGTGCATGGCGTGACCGGCTTGGCTGGCGGCGTCACCGGTGACCTCGGCGGGATTCTCGACGGCACGGTCGGCGGGCTCGGCGTCGATGGCGTGACCGGCGACCTGGGCGGCACGGTGCACGGCATCGGCAGCATCGCGGGGGACCTCGGTGTCAACGGCGACGCGCATGCCAGCGTGGATGGCGGGCTCCTGGGCGCCTGA
- a CDS encoding cupin domain-containing protein, producing MDKFGTVSADGADPVPDELRSLFNKPDNVRVQMLPNELPDWGSLAVHFGAGARTVPHLHRNGQHLIVTDGVGVVADEQGVHVVRAGDVISNPPGTWHWHGATPSTAMTHVTVETPGDFDLDVERRDWEETYSPDLGK from the coding sequence ATGGACAAGTTCGGGACGGTCTCAGCGGACGGGGCGGATCCCGTTCCCGACGAACTGAGGAGCTTGTTCAACAAGCCGGACAACGTACGGGTCCAGATGCTCCCGAATGAGCTGCCAGACTGGGGATCGTTGGCGGTGCATTTCGGCGCCGGAGCGAGGACCGTGCCGCACCTGCACCGCAACGGTCAGCACTTGATCGTCACCGACGGCGTCGGCGTGGTTGCCGACGAGCAAGGCGTGCATGTGGTCCGAGCGGGGGACGTCATCAGCAACCCACCTGGGACGTGGCACTGGCACGGTGCGACTCCGAGCACTGCGATGACTCATGTCACCGTCGAGACTCCCGGTGACTTCGACCTCGACGTGGAACGTCGGGACTGGGAAGAGACCTACTCTCCTGATCTCGGCAAGTGA
- a CDS encoding KUP/HAK/KT family potassium transporter, with product MVRGCTTHRVALGAVRPRLRLNLDPNQVSYFVSRITLRCTRQPGMAIWRKRLFIALAHNAASHAEFIHLPEERTIVLSAEVAV from the coding sequence ATTGTCCGAGGTTGTACAACGCACCGCGTCGCCCTTGGCGCTGTTCGGCCTCGTCTTCGGCTCAACCTCGACCCCAACCAGGTCTCCTACTTCGTCTCAAGGATCACCCTGCGTTGCACCCGTCAGCCCGGCATGGCCATCTGGCGCAAACGCCTGTTCATCGCCCTCGCCCACAACGCCGCCAGCCACGCCGAGTTCATCCACCTGCCGGAGGAACGCACGATCGTCCTCAGCGCCGAAGTCGCTGTCTGA
- a CDS encoding PadR family transcriptional regulator, translated as MDDLTEMLKGTLEGCVLEIIGGEETYGYAITRRLNELGFTDVIEGTVYTILLRLERNGLVQVTKRPSEVGPPRKFYALNDAGREELATFWAKWQYVSSRIDRLKEGGR; from the coding sequence ATGGACGACCTGACGGAGATGCTGAAGGGCACGCTCGAGGGCTGCGTGCTCGAGATCATCGGCGGCGAGGAGACCTACGGCTACGCCATCACGCGTCGGCTGAACGAGCTCGGCTTCACCGACGTCATCGAGGGGACGGTGTACACCATCTTGCTGCGGCTGGAGCGGAACGGACTCGTCCAGGTGACCAAACGACCATCCGAGGTGGGCCCGCCGCGCAAGTTCTACGCGCTCAACGACGCCGGGCGCGAGGAACTCGCGACGTTCTGGGCGAAATGGCAGTACGTCTCATCACGCATCGACAGGCTCAAGGAGGGCGGGAGATGA
- a CDS encoding DUF1048 domain-containing protein, giving the protein MSFWDTITGNDLTREWKVFEARAEALPADYQAAWEQIKGHLLPYGGFTGRNLMPILDAALGLLEEASADRQSIHEVLGDDIPGFCTALAGGEGARTYRDRWREQLNRNLARKLGRLGG; this is encoded by the coding sequence ATGAGCTTCTGGGACACCATCACGGGCAACGATCTCACCAGGGAATGGAAGGTGTTCGAAGCCCGGGCAGAGGCGTTGCCGGCCGACTACCAGGCGGCGTGGGAACAGATCAAGGGCCACCTCTTGCCCTACGGGGGCTTCACCGGTCGCAACCTGATGCCGATCCTCGACGCCGCCCTGGGGCTGCTCGAAGAAGCATCGGCGGACCGGCAGAGCATCCACGAGGTGCTCGGCGACGACATCCCGGGCTTCTGTACGGCGTTGGCCGGCGGAGAGGGGGCCCGGACCTATCGCGACCGGTGGCGCGAGCAGTTGAACAGGAACCTCGCAAGGAAACTGGGCCGGCTAGGAGGCTGA
- a CDS encoding DUF1048 domain-containing protein: MGIQDIIEGKKQWRAHVARVKALPPDYQIVYKEMQKYLFKVGPIDLPDGPLLPGIVDFFEEGAAAGKGVLELIGSDVAAFCDDLVKDSRTYADVYQESISANPDTNKK, from the coding sequence GTGGGCATCCAAGACATCATCGAGGGCAAGAAGCAGTGGCGGGCGCACGTGGCTCGGGTCAAGGCGCTCCCGCCGGACTACCAGATCGTCTACAAGGAGATGCAGAAATACCTGTTCAAGGTCGGACCGATCGACCTGCCTGACGGGCCCCTGCTCCCCGGGATCGTCGACTTCTTCGAGGAGGGCGCCGCGGCCGGCAAGGGGGTTCTGGAACTCATCGGCAGCGACGTCGCCGCCTTCTGCGACGACCTGGTCAAGGACTCGCGCACCTACGCGGACGTCTATCAGGAATCCATCAGCGCGAACCCCGACACGAACAAGAAGTAG
- a CDS encoding WD40 repeat domain-containing protein, with protein MGALVTAPDGSWLASGAHDGTVQIWNPTIGTVRHIHTDHKGVSALVAASDGSWLVSSSYDRTVRIWDPATGTLRQTLNGHRSP; from the coding sequence GTGGGGGCGTTGGTGACAGCGCCGGACGGGTCTTGGCTGGCCAGCGGCGCTCACGATGGCACGGTGCAGATCTGGAATCCGACCATCGGCACCGTCCGGCACATCCATACCGACCACAAGGGCGTCTCGGCGTTGGTGGCAGCGTCGGACGGGTCCTGGCTGGTCAGCAGCTCATACGACAGGACGGTGCGGATCTGGGATCCGGCCACCGGCACCCTCCGGCAGACCCTCAACGGCCACAGGTCCCCGTGA
- a CDS encoding RNA polymerase sigma factor: MAGELSEAVAAAQAGDEDAFRFLYRTLQPSLLRYLTALVGADAEDVASETWLQISRDLPSFTGGEFRAWTVTIARNRAMDHLRRQSRRPSLPVPVHALSELAGDADTAERAGETIGTDAALALIATLPPREAEAVLLRAVIGLDAETAGRVLGRRPGAVRTAAHRGLRRLAGLIERYDPSQQPGAPESSAPPRPRGDRRRQVPHAEPADG; this comes from the coding sequence ATGGCCGGTGAGCTGAGCGAGGCCGTCGCCGCAGCGCAGGCCGGTGACGAGGACGCCTTCCGCTTCCTCTACCGCACCCTGCAGCCGAGCCTGCTGCGCTACCTGACCGCGCTGGTGGGCGCCGACGCGGAAGATGTGGCGTCGGAAACCTGGTTGCAGATCTCCCGGGACCTGCCCAGCTTCACCGGCGGCGAGTTCCGGGCCTGGACCGTCACCATCGCACGGAACCGGGCCATGGACCACCTGCGCCGGCAAAGCCGGCGCCCGTCGTTGCCGGTGCCGGTGCACGCGCTCAGCGAGCTGGCTGGCGACGCCGACACCGCCGAGCGGGCCGGGGAGACCATAGGCACCGACGCCGCGCTCGCGCTGATCGCCACGCTGCCACCCCGGGAAGCCGAGGCGGTCCTGCTCCGGGCCGTCATCGGCTTGGACGCCGAGACCGCCGGGCGGGTGCTCGGCCGGCGGCCCGGCGCGGTGCGGACCGCCGCGCACCGGGGGTTGCGGCGGCTCGCCGGGCTGATCGAGCGCTACGACCCGAGCCAGCAACCGGGCGCGCCCGAGAGCAGCGCGCCGCCGCGGCCGCGCGGCGACCGGCGCCGGCAGGTGCCGCACGCCGAACCGGCGGATGGTTGA
- a CDS encoding LysM peptidoglycan-binding domain-containing protein: MIAQISQATPIRQEAVMRTRAGSIATTMASVLLVAAVPAALLHLGGWPTPDVPPTGAMRDWVRQPLTAGFLAGLAQSAAWLIWALLVTAVGARAYTRVTRTLRWPPTLHLPGPLQGLTAAMLGATAVSASTGAIPAHAAAPANADMTNSPDAVHLTPPQASHTLPSHATASGTKLTRVATGQGDIYIVKRGDTLSEIAERCLGDARRWPDIFALNRGARFPAVGGTLRNPNLIYPGWTLNLPAHTSPHGPPRDAGPPKPPTDQPDAEASQPSLNRPTPAPGSSAPAPVTPNTPASTTTAAPPSGGAPEPAPTATGSAANADAGDVPTHDRDARGVSLPSGSWVDIGLALAIAGAVALVWAHRQRRYIPRPPTATTRTTDDPDLAPMPPVISQIRRGLRRLTAGHANAPTSDAPHTITEAGVDMHPDDLTVGSGAATENEGNGTHPDTRPGADEPNQADARRETTASGDVPPVVPSLAKPLSALWPPAGLGLTGPGAHAAARGFLTAALAAGGLHDPDARTEVVMPSPTAATPLGPAAVNLPRTPRLTITTGLDEALQILEAQTMHRARLLDRHEVNTVAELRHTEPYEEPQPPIMLLADASTRHERARVAALLAQGQRLDIHGVLLGPWSDGNTVMVADDGVTTPADGESQRPGRHPADVGRLAILTAAETADLLATLAESHTGQPQPPPPTEPAPPPLRGATPTFAAAAATPTDTPVVAPADADADAEQDVEAGHDRRGDTYKTQSQAGAVGVTDVSVPVELSAAASQGCDARPTDDATATVNHRRAAVGGRSPAQGTAASTPSRRRSREGWR, encoded by the coding sequence GTGATCGCGCAGATCAGCCAGGCGACACCAATCAGGCAGGAGGCAGTGATGCGAACCAGAGCAGGTTCTATCGCCACAACGATGGCATCCGTGCTCCTGGTCGCGGCCGTTCCGGCCGCGCTCCTGCACCTCGGTGGATGGCCAACGCCTGACGTGCCACCGACCGGGGCGATGCGGGACTGGGTCCGACAACCGCTGACCGCCGGATTCCTCGCCGGCCTCGCGCAAAGCGCCGCCTGGCTGATCTGGGCGCTGCTCGTCACCGCCGTCGGTGCCCGCGCCTACACGCGGGTCACCCGCACGCTGCGGTGGCCACCCACGCTGCACCTGCCGGGACCGCTGCAGGGACTGACCGCGGCCATGCTGGGAGCCACCGCGGTCAGCGCCAGCACGGGCGCCATCCCCGCCCACGCCGCCGCGCCCGCCAACGCCGACATGACCAACTCGCCCGACGCGGTGCACCTCACCCCGCCGCAAGCCAGTCACACCCTCCCCAGCCACGCGACGGCGAGCGGCACAAAGCTCACCCGTGTCGCGACCGGCCAGGGGGATATCTACATCGTCAAGCGTGGAGACACGCTGTCCGAGATCGCCGAGCGGTGCCTGGGCGACGCCCGCCGCTGGCCGGACATCTTCGCCCTCAACCGTGGCGCCCGCTTTCCCGCCGTCGGCGGGACGCTGCGCAACCCGAACCTGATCTATCCCGGCTGGACCCTCAACCTGCCAGCCCACACCAGCCCACACGGCCCCCCAAGAGATGCGGGGCCGCCTAAGCCGCCGACCGATCAACCGGACGCCGAGGCATCACAACCCTCGCTGAACAGGCCCACCCCGGCCCCAGGCAGCTCGGCTCCGGCCCCGGTCACGCCGAACACACCCGCGTCGACCACGACGGCCGCACCGCCGAGCGGCGGCGCCCCGGAACCCGCCCCCACCGCGACCGGCTCTGCCGCCAACGCCGATGCGGGCGATGTCCCCACCCACGATCGGGATGCGCGCGGCGTGTCTCTGCCGAGCGGCAGCTGGGTAGACATCGGCCTGGCCCTGGCCATCGCGGGCGCGGTGGCGCTGGTGTGGGCGCACCGCCAGCGCCGCTACATTCCCCGGCCGCCCACGGCCACCACGCGCACGACCGACGACCCCGACCTCGCGCCGATGCCGCCGGTGATCAGCCAGATCCGCCGAGGACTGCGCCGGCTCACCGCAGGCCACGCCAACGCGCCGACCAGCGACGCCCCCCACACGATCACCGAGGCGGGCGTCGACATGCACCCCGATGACCTCACCGTAGGCAGTGGCGCCGCCACGGAGAACGAAGGCAACGGCACGCACCCCGATACCCGTCCCGGCGCTGACGAGCCGAACCAGGCCGACGCCCGCCGCGAAACCACAGCAAGCGGCGACGTGCCTCCGGTCGTGCCGTCGCTGGCCAAGCCGCTGTCGGCTCTGTGGCCGCCCGCCGGACTCGGACTCACCGGTCCCGGTGCGCACGCCGCCGCCCGCGGGTTCCTCACCGCCGCCCTGGCCGCCGGCGGCCTGCACGACCCCGACGCCCGCACCGAGGTGGTGATGCCGTCCCCGACCGCGGCCACGCCGCTCGGTCCCGCGGCGGTCAACCTGCCGCGCACACCCCGGCTGACCATCACCACCGGGCTCGACGAAGCCCTTCAGATCCTCGAAGCGCAGACCATGCACCGTGCCCGGCTGCTCGACCGGCACGAGGTGAACACCGTCGCCGAGCTGCGGCACACCGAACCCTACGAGGAGCCGCAGCCGCCGATCATGCTCCTGGCCGACGCGAGCACCCGCCACGAACGCGCCCGCGTCGCCGCACTGCTCGCGCAGGGCCAACGCCTGGACATCCACGGGGTGCTGCTCGGCCCATGGTCCGACGGCAACACCGTCATGGTGGCCGACGACGGCGTCACCACCCCCGCCGATGGAGAGAGCCAGCGCCCTGGCAGGCATCCCGCCGACGTCGGCCGGCTCGCGATCCTGACGGCTGCTGAAACCGCGGACCTGCTGGCCACCCTCGCCGAGTCGCACACCGGCCAACCTCAGCCGCCGCCCCCGACCGAGCCCGCACCACCGCCGCTCCGGGGCGCGACTCCGACCTTTGCGGCGGCTGCGGCCACACCGACAGACACGCCGGTGGTCGCACCGGCTGACGCGGACGCCGACGCCGAGCAGGACGTGGAGGCCGGCCACGACCGGCGCGGCGACACCTACAAGACACAGTCCCAGGCCGGTGCCGTTGGCGTCACCGACGTCTCGGTTCCCGTTGAGCTGAGCGCCGCAGCCAGCCAGGGCTGCGACGCCCGCCCAACAGACGACGCGACGGCGACAGTCAACCACCGGAGGGCTGCCGTCGGCGGGCGGTCGCCAGCGCAGGGCACCGCGGCGTCGACGCCGAGCCGACGACGCAGCCGGGAAGGGTGGCGGTGA